One genomic window of Nakamurella panacisegetis includes the following:
- a CDS encoding alpha/beta fold hydrolase, translated as MNRYRRDKDAARRRLAARGRRTLAAPSWGNIEYAVWGEGPPVLLSHPLFGGFDIGPGHQDQGAGARMLFGSDLLFWVLKQYAPPVLARILGQPKGFHPTDDEARRVRDAEQSLFPIRPRKRGALFDTFVSNPDVQRYPLQDLAVPTLIINAEDDGLSAFENAARAAKRIPGAKLVAVERGGHLLLGRQSRVRDEIGAFMAGAS; from the coding sequence ATGAATCGCTACCGGCGCGACAAGGATGCGGCCCGGCGGCGGTTGGCCGCACGTGGGCGAAGGACGCTGGCCGCACCTTCGTGGGGGAACATCGAATACGCCGTCTGGGGCGAAGGCCCGCCGGTGCTTCTGAGCCATCCGCTGTTCGGCGGGTTCGACATCGGGCCGGGCCATCAGGATCAGGGCGCCGGTGCCCGGATGCTGTTCGGCTCCGACCTGTTGTTCTGGGTCCTCAAGCAGTACGCACCGCCGGTGCTCGCGCGAATCCTGGGCCAGCCCAAGGGGTTTCACCCCACCGACGACGAGGCCCGGCGGGTGCGGGACGCCGAGCAGAGCCTGTTCCCGATTCGGCCCCGCAAGCGCGGTGCTCTGTTCGACACCTTCGTGTCCAATCCCGATGTCCAACGATATCCACTCCAGGACCTCGCGGTACCGACGCTGATCATCAACGCCGAGGACGACGGCCTGTCGGCGTTCGAGAACGCCGCCCGGGCGGCGAAGCGCATCCCTGGGGCGAAGCTGGTCGCGGTGGAACGGGGCGGCCACCTGCTGCTCGGACGCCAGAGCCGGGTCCGGGACGAGATCGGGGCCTTCATGGCCGGGGCATCCTGA
- a CDS encoding universal stress protein, which translates to MSASAHDSRPIIVGLDGSDSSLAALRWALHEAVTAQVPVEVIHCWEPQDFTDVLFASAHELSTASVCLLQTEVSAAVRGMAGPPAVTQSSVHGRAATALLQRSGNARMIVLGAREKRAVRDLLRGPVERTVRRHATCPVVVVDRHGRVVTGPEASAGTGDPAAGAEDPARSPG; encoded by the coding sequence ATGTCCGCAAGTGCTCACGACTCGCGGCCCATCATCGTGGGGCTGGACGGGTCGGACAGCAGTCTGGCCGCCCTCCGATGGGCACTGCACGAGGCCGTGACGGCACAGGTGCCGGTGGAAGTGATCCATTGCTGGGAGCCCCAGGATTTCACCGATGTGCTGTTCGCGTCGGCCCACGAATTGTCCACGGCTTCGGTCTGTCTGCTGCAGACCGAGGTCTCGGCCGCCGTGCGCGGAATGGCCGGTCCGCCCGCGGTGACCCAGAGCAGCGTTCACGGCCGGGCCGCGACCGCGTTGCTGCAGCGGTCCGGGAACGCCCGGATGATCGTGCTGGGAGCCCGCGAGAAACGGGCCGTGCGCGACCTTCTTCGCGGTCCGGTCGAACGGACCGTCCGTCGGCACGCCACCTGCCCGGTCGTCGTGGTCGACCGCCATGGTCGGGTCGTCACCGGGCCCGAGGCATCGGCCGGAACCGGGGATCCGGCTGCCGGTGCGGAAGATCCGGCGCGGTCACCCGGCTGA
- a CDS encoding universal stress protein: protein MNDPRTDVGQILVAVDGSPASLEALRHAHRMATLLGDELVAVTAWQPFRRLVLPPPTAHPQEAAEQLLAASVIEAFRGQVTPLVRTMVVEGDPADCLVKLSRDADLLVVGSRGHSGLAGAVLGSVSAHCAAHAHCSVLVVHAPPGAAAAEDAEAAVESPDPAERIVVTY, encoded by the coding sequence ATGAACGACCCCCGGACCGACGTCGGTCAGATCCTGGTCGCCGTGGACGGATCCCCGGCCTCGTTGGAGGCGCTGCGTCACGCTCACCGGATGGCCACCTTGCTCGGTGACGAGCTGGTGGCGGTCACGGCGTGGCAGCCGTTCCGCCGCCTGGTGCTTCCGCCGCCCACCGCCCACCCGCAGGAGGCCGCCGAACAGTTGTTGGCCGCCAGCGTCATCGAGGCCTTCCGCGGACAGGTCACACCGCTGGTGCGCACCATGGTCGTCGAGGGCGACCCGGCCGACTGCCTGGTCAAGCTCAGCCGCGACGCCGACCTCCTGGTGGTCGGGAGCCGCGGTCACTCGGGATTGGCCGGTGCCGTGCTGGGATCGGTCAGCGCCCACTGCGCGGCCCACGCACACTGCTCGGTGCTGGTGGTGCACGCCCCGCCGGGCGCAGCCGCCGCCGAGGACGCCGAGGCCGCCGTCGAGTCACCGGATCCCGCGGAGCGGATCGTCGTGACCTACTGA
- a CDS encoding universal stress protein, whose translation MSESSKKRVVVGVDGSAAATAAARWAADEAQRRGCSLDLIESYLIPVGYAGPGAVLPPELFDAPRLSAEEDLKRTMAEIRAQHPDLEMTSTVSMDTPSASLRKASAGAELVVVGSHGQGLASETLLGSVAQKIVSHNPAPVAVIRTDPHDHGSTPPAPDAPVLVGLDGSSGSESALAFAFEEAGLRGVELLAVRCWDDEPLDGFLQAYPLEIDRAQLDLKERAELDAQLAPWLEKDPSIKVRPIVRRGRSTQALLKEAAAVKPALLVLGSRGRGGFAGLLLGSTSHETVAYAVCPVVIVHPPRA comes from the coding sequence GTGAGCGAATCCAGCAAGAAGAGGGTCGTCGTCGGCGTCGACGGTTCGGCCGCGGCGACCGCGGCCGCCCGGTGGGCGGCCGACGAGGCGCAACGGCGAGGCTGCTCCCTCGATCTGATCGAGTCCTATCTGATTCCGGTGGGGTACGCCGGGCCCGGAGCGGTGCTTCCCCCCGAGTTGTTCGACGCTCCACGGCTGAGTGCCGAAGAGGACCTGAAGCGGACGATGGCCGAGATCCGGGCCCAGCATCCCGACCTGGAGATGACCTCGACGGTCAGCATGGACACGCCGTCGGCCTCGCTGCGAAAGGCCTCGGCCGGAGCCGAACTGGTCGTCGTCGGCTCGCACGGCCAGGGTCTGGCCAGTGAGACGCTGCTGGGGTCGGTCGCGCAGAAGATCGTCAGCCACAATCCGGCTCCGGTGGCGGTGATTCGGACCGACCCGCACGATCACGGCTCGACGCCACCTGCTCCGGACGCTCCGGTGCTCGTCGGTCTGGACGGGTCCAGCGGCTCCGAGAGCGCTCTGGCCTTCGCGTTCGAGGAGGCCGGCCTGCGCGGCGTGGAACTGCTCGCCGTCCGTTGCTGGGACGACGAACCGCTGGACGGCTTCCTGCAGGCCTACCCGCTGGAGATCGACCGCGCCCAGTTGGACCTCAAGGAACGGGCCGAACTGGACGCCCAGCTCGCACCCTGGCTGGAGAAGGACCCGTCGATCAAGGTCCGTCCGATCGTCCGCCGAGGCCGGTCCACCCAAGCGTTGCTGAAGGAAGCGGCGGCGGTGAAACCGGCGCTGCTGGTTCTGGGCAGCCGCGGCCGAGGCGGCTTCGCCGGATTGCTGCTCGGTTCCACCAGCCACGAGACCGTCGCCTACGCGGTGTGCCCGGTGGTCATCGTCCATCCGCCTCGGGCCTGA
- a CDS encoding BON domain-containing protein: MIETAKRTSEQLTDDARQALAAQPQLRGLPIFVQVDNGAATLYGRTETKAQALIAQRTVLGVSGVHVVAQKLLTSAPPRLSDTDIAVEVAAALASAPHVPDSVRATVQDRRITLTGEVNWQYESQAACRAVDELPGARSVLNAITVRSGTMAAELERLILATLANRDPLSDIRLTVTTNSRGAIMLDGTVPTVEARREAEAICWGVPGAASVTNHLVVAPITQGAGETSRLGAQR, from the coding sequence ATGATCGAAACGGCGAAACGGACGAGCGAGCAGTTGACCGACGATGCGAGGCAGGCCCTGGCCGCGCAACCGCAGTTGCGCGGCCTGCCCATCTTCGTCCAGGTCGACAACGGAGCCGCCACCCTCTACGGGCGCACCGAGACCAAGGCCCAGGCGTTGATCGCCCAGCGGACGGTGCTTGGCGTGAGCGGCGTCCATGTGGTGGCCCAGAAGTTGCTGACCTCGGCCCCGCCGCGGTTGTCGGACACCGATATCGCCGTGGAGGTCGCGGCCGCGCTGGCGAGTGCGCCACACGTTCCGGACTCGGTCCGGGCCACCGTCCAGGACCGGCGCATCACCCTGACCGGCGAGGTCAACTGGCAGTACGAGAGCCAGGCGGCCTGCCGTGCGGTCGACGAACTGCCAGGAGCCCGGTCGGTGCTCAATGCGATCACGGTTCGTTCGGGCACCATGGCCGCCGAGCTGGAGCGGTTGATCCTGGCCACCCTGGCCAACCGGGACCCGTTGTCCGACATCCGGTTGACGGTCACCACCAACAGCCGCGGCGCCATCATGCTCGACGGCACCGTACCGACGGTGGAAGCCCGGCGCGAAGCGGAGGCGATCTGCTGGGGAGTCCCGGGGGCGGCGTCGGTGACCAACCACCTCGTCGTCGCGCCGATCACGCAGGGCGCGGGCGAGACCAGTCGGCTCGGTGCCCAGCGGTGA